Proteins encoded within one genomic window of Aquipuribacter hungaricus:
- the whiG gene encoding RNA polymerase sigma factor WhiG, with the protein MPEAVEPDPVDDAEALVRAMWVEYKDTGDRAVRDRLIVHYSPLVKYVAGRVGVGLPPNVEHADLVSYGVFGLIDAIDKYDLERAIKFETYAISRIRGAIIDELRSIDWIPRSVRSKSREVERTYAQLEGELHRSPTEQEVADRIGISIGDLHQIFSKVSYANVVALDELMHAGGERGDSLTLGDTLKDTRAEDPVMAFETQETKFLLSRAVNLLPEREKIVVTLYYYEGLTLAEIGRVLGVTESRICQMHTKAVMQLRAKLSAAGDG; encoded by the coding sequence GTGCCCGAGGCGGTCGAGCCCGACCCGGTCGACGACGCCGAGGCGCTCGTCCGGGCGATGTGGGTGGAGTACAAGGACACCGGCGACCGCGCCGTCCGCGACCGCCTGATCGTCCACTACTCCCCGCTCGTCAAGTACGTCGCCGGTCGGGTCGGCGTCGGGCTCCCCCCGAACGTCGAGCACGCCGACCTCGTGTCCTACGGCGTCTTCGGGCTCATCGACGCCATCGACAAGTACGACCTCGAGCGCGCCATCAAGTTCGAGACGTACGCCATCTCCCGCATCCGCGGCGCGATCATCGACGAGCTCCGCTCCATCGACTGGATCCCGCGCTCGGTGCGCAGCAAGTCCCGCGAGGTGGAGCGGACGTACGCGCAGCTCGAGGGCGAGCTGCACCGCAGCCCGACCGAGCAGGAGGTGGCCGACCGGATCGGCATCTCCATCGGCGACCTGCACCAGATCTTCTCCAAGGTGTCCTACGCCAACGTCGTCGCCCTCGACGAGCTCATGCACGCCGGCGGCGAGCGCGGGGACTCCCTCACCCTCGGGGACACCCTCAAGGACACCCGCGCCGAGGACCCGGTCATGGCCTTCGAGACGCAGGAGACCAAGTTCCTGCTGTCCCGCGCGGTCAACCTGCTGCCCGAGCGCGAGAAGATCGTCGTCACCCTCTACTACTACGAGGGCCTGACCCTCGCCGAGATCGGCCGGGTCCTCGGGGTCACGGAGTCCCGGATCTGCCAGATGCACACCAAGGCCGTCATGCAGCTGCGCGCCAAGCTCAGCGCGGCCGGGGACGGCTAG
- a CDS encoding tyrosine-type recombinase/integrase gives ALFLGARGGRLDQRQAREAVARAARAAGLTDVHPHALRHTAATHVLDGGADLRCVQELLGHATLTTTEIYTHVSQARLLAAYHRAHPRA, from the coding sequence CCGCGCTGTTCCTCGGCGCCCGCGGCGGCCGCCTCGACCAGCGCCAGGCACGCGAGGCCGTCGCCCGCGCCGCCCGCGCCGCGGGCCTCACGGACGTCCACCCGCACGCCCTGCGGCACACCGCGGCCACCCACGTGCTCGACGGCGGAGCCGACCTGAGATGCGTACAGGAACTTCTCGGTCACGCTACGCTCACGACCACGGAGATCTACACCCACGTGTCGCAGGCTCGCTTGCTCGCTGCCTACCATCGGGCGCACCCGCGGGCATAG